GCCTAAAACCAGCTGCGTATTTACCAAGCGCAAAAAAAATCACTCCATATACATATTTAATTTACAAGAATCAGCGATATTATATGCTAAACTTTGAGAGTTGAATAATAATAATAATTTAACAGGAGGATTTATTTACATGAGCAGGAAAATTTTTGCGGGATTATTAATCACTCTGGCACTTGCAAATTTCGCGTTTGCTGCGGATCTTAACAAAGTAGTTGCGCGCGTAAACAGTCAGGACATCACCGAGCGTGAAGTCTTGTTATTCCTTCAGCCGTTCGGACAGCAGGCACTAATGCTTTATCAGAGCGAACAAGGCCGTAAAATGGTAATCGATGACGTTATTTCATTGAGACTCTTTGCGCTTGAAGGCGAGAAAGCAAAACTCGACGAGACACCCGAATTTATCGCAACAATCGAGAGCACACGAAGAGCAATGTTAGCACAGGCAGCTATGCGCGAGTTATTGAAGGGGATCACAGTAAGCGACGACGAAGCACAAAAATTTTACGACGATAACAAAAACTCTTTCATGCAGCCGGAAAAAGTTCACGCAAGACACATTTTAATCAGCGGTGATGCAGACGAGTTAGCAGCAAAAATTATCGCAGATTTAAAAGCGGGCGCGTCATTTGATGTCCTCGCAAAAGAATATTCACTTGATCCAGGCAGTAAAGCTAACGGCGGTGATTTGGGCGAATTTCCTCGCGGTGTGATGGTGCCTGATTTCGAGAAAGCAGCATTTGCACTCAAGAATCCCGGCGATATTTCAGAACCGGTTAAATCACAATTTGGACTGCACATAATAAAACTTGAAGCAAAGATTCCGGCAGCTCCTACACCTTTTGAGCAGGTAAAACCCAGAATCATGCAGGAATTGCGCGAGAAAAAGACTCAAGAGTTGTTAAAGGCTCGTTCAGAAGAGTTAGAGAAAATTTACAAAGTCGAAAGATTCTAATTTACGCGAATAAAAATTTTTCCCTCGTCAGTAATTTATTTATCGGCGGGGGATTTTATTTTGTGATAGAATGTATTTATTCACGCAAAAAACTTTTCATACAAAATTTTCATGCAGAGATAAATATTTTACAACTACATTTGCAACTACAAAAATGTTAATTCATTCAAGCAATACAAATATTTCACGAAGAAATTTTTTATAATAACTT
This genomic stretch from Synergistaceae bacterium harbors:
- a CDS encoding peptidylprolyl isomerase, translating into MRELLKGITVSDDEAQKFYDDNKNSFMQPEKVHARHILISGDADELAAKIIADLKAGASFDVLAKEYSLDPGSKANGGDLGEFPRGVMVPDFEKAAFALKNPGDISEPVKSQFGLHIIKLEAKIPAAPTPFEQVKPRIMQELREKKTQELLKARSEELEKIYKVERF